A DNA window from Paenibacillus andongensis contains the following coding sequences:
- a CDS encoding ABC transporter ATP-binding protein: METTDAIAPIVKIDQITKRIGSKTIIDKLSFEVPRGEVFGFLGPNGAGKTTTIRMMVGLMSITEGDIRIGGHSIRTHFEQAIRHVGAIVENPEMYKFLSGYHNLVHYARMFPGIEEDRIHEVIELVGMENRIHDKVKTYSLGMRQRLGIAQALLHKPSVLILDEPTNGLDPAGIRELRDHLRKLTREDGISVIVSSHLLSEMELMCDRVAIIQNGKLVDVRLIKEFGQSDGKQQVVFEVASMDRALALAAEHGAQVEVSGDDLVMNLDKQETAAWNKRFVDAGIAVYGIRAATKSLEDQFLEMTGSDPIA; this comes from the coding sequence ATGGAAACTACAGATGCCATTGCGCCGATCGTAAAAATCGATCAAATTACGAAACGAATCGGTTCTAAGACGATTATTGATAAATTAAGCTTTGAGGTGCCGCGGGGCGAGGTGTTTGGGTTCCTGGGTCCAAATGGAGCGGGAAAAACGACAACCATTCGGATGATGGTCGGACTCATGTCGATCACGGAAGGGGACATACGGATTGGCGGGCATTCGATTCGTACCCATTTTGAGCAAGCGATTCGTCATGTTGGCGCAATTGTGGAAAATCCGGAAATGTACAAGTTTCTAAGTGGTTATCATAATTTGGTCCATTACGCGAGAATGTTCCCGGGTATTGAGGAAGATCGAATTCATGAGGTCATTGAACTTGTAGGTATGGAAAATAGAATCCATGACAAGGTCAAAACGTACTCCCTTGGTATGCGCCAAAGGCTTGGAATTGCTCAAGCTTTGCTGCATAAGCCGTCAGTGCTAATCCTGGACGAACCTACGAATGGGCTGGATCCAGCAGGTATTCGTGAGCTGCGTGATCATTTGCGAAAGCTTACCCGGGAGGATGGGATCTCCGTAATCGTGTCCAGTCATTTACTGTCGGAGATGGAGCTGATGTGCGACCGTGTCGCCATTATTCAGAACGGGAAGCTGGTGGACGTCAGACTGATTAAAGAATTTGGTCAGTCGGATGGCAAGCAGCAGGTGGTTTTTGAGGTGGCGTCGATGGATCGAGCTTTGGCTTTAGCGGCAGAACACGGAGCACAAGTGGAAGTATCAGGGGATGACCTCGTCATGAATCTCGATAAGCAAGAGACAGCAGCGTGGAACAAAAGGTTCGTGGATGCAGGGATTGCGGTCTACGGCATCCGAGCGGCAACCAAATCCCTGGAAGATCAATTTTTAGAGATGACGGGAAGTGATCCGATTGCTTAA
- a CDS encoding sensor histidine kinase encodes MIQRRPWHGVEWSLFIVLTGSTLLGLLYALLHMYEHELTTNIQTILAILLSYGAPFLFWRPNYINSTFYPIAVLLTGIPLQIYLSWMEQDAYLTINCPLMVIGFLTDRKNAWWTAPIFMVAVPVEYYFILHSGMGVGQLFSIILNAVLFFAIGLSLQRVVTSNEKTEKLLAENQRQYHLIHEQNNALEQYANQIEQLTLLEERNRMARELHDTVGHTFTSVIMGMDAVSYLIEAAPDKAKEKLDVLRSVTRNGLEEVRRSIHQMVPEGDMLLSQQLTRLANEFALHTGTQIRFTTVGEEFEIPKQTKLSLIRCLQESLTNAKRHGRATTVEVTLTYANDLVDIRIEDDGIGTEQLKVGFGINAMQERIFALQGTLQVSSTLGQGTVVHCSIPAKRSPSL; translated from the coding sequence ATGATTCAAAGAAGACCTTGGCATGGTGTGGAATGGTCCCTTTTTATCGTCTTGACCGGTTCTACGCTGCTTGGCCTGCTTTATGCGCTTCTGCATATGTATGAGCATGAACTAACGACCAACATCCAAACCATATTGGCCATCCTTTTGTCCTATGGCGCTCCATTTCTATTCTGGAGACCGAATTACATCAACTCAACCTTCTATCCGATTGCCGTGCTGCTAACAGGTATTCCTCTACAAATCTATCTTTCATGGATGGAGCAGGATGCGTACCTTACTATTAATTGCCCATTAATGGTCATTGGATTCCTCACCGACCGAAAAAATGCTTGGTGGACCGCACCCATATTTATGGTGGCTGTGCCTGTTGAGTATTATTTCATCCTGCATAGCGGGATGGGGGTTGGCCAATTATTTAGTATTATTTTAAATGCTGTGCTGTTCTTTGCTATCGGCCTTAGCTTACAACGGGTTGTGACTTCGAATGAGAAAACCGAAAAGCTTTTAGCCGAGAACCAACGTCAGTACCATTTAATCCATGAGCAAAATAACGCATTAGAGCAGTACGCCAACCAAATCGAACAGCTTACGCTGCTTGAGGAGCGCAACCGGATGGCACGTGAGTTACACGATACAGTGGGCCATACGTTTACTTCCGTCATCATGGGGATGGACGCTGTGTCCTACCTCATCGAAGCTGCGCCAGACAAAGCCAAAGAAAAGCTGGACGTCCTGCGTAGTGTAACTCGCAATGGACTCGAAGAAGTACGCCGCAGCATTCATCAGATGGTCCCCGAGGGCGATATGCTGCTATCCCAACAATTGACGAGACTGGCCAACGAATTTGCCCTTCATACCGGGACCCAAATCCGATTCACGACCGTAGGCGAGGAATTCGAAATTCCGAAACAAACCAAACTTTCGCTCATTCGCTGTCTGCAAGAATCACTGACCAATGCCAAACGGCATGGCCGGGCTACCACCGTAGAAGTTACACTAACTTACGCCAATGATCTAGTCGACATTCGCATTGAGGACGATGGCATCGGTACGGAACAGCTGAAAGTTGGCTTCGGTATCAACGCCATGCAGGAACGCATATTTGCTCTACAGGGTACGCTGCAAGTAAGCTCCACATTAGGTCAGGGTACTGTCGTCCACTGTTCCATTCCTGCCAAACGCTCGCCGTCACTCTAA
- a CDS encoding response regulator transcription factor, with the protein MNTTPLKLLLVDDQDLIRESLHIVLDMDPDIHVVGLAENGHIALKQCEEQQPDVVLMDIHMPVMDGVEATRQIKATWPQIRVIILTTFQEISYVVDALGAGAEGYLLKAIHPKDLAAGIKWVHQGGTLIPQDIARMLVMQAKGAADHSSPSQGAGAKAMEEVRADAYGLSEREVQVLHCIADGLNNREIAEKLFLSEGTVKNYISSIYSKMDVRDRVQASKKAHEEGML; encoded by the coding sequence ATGAACACGACCCCGCTTAAACTACTCCTGGTCGATGATCAGGATTTAATAAGAGAAAGCCTACACATCGTACTTGATATGGATCCGGACATTCATGTCGTTGGCTTGGCTGAGAATGGTCACATCGCCCTTAAGCAGTGCGAAGAACAGCAGCCTGACGTTGTGCTCATGGACATTCATATGCCTGTCATGGACGGCGTCGAAGCGACACGTCAAATCAAGGCCACATGGCCTCAGATTCGTGTCATTATCCTGACTACCTTCCAGGAAATCAGCTATGTTGTGGATGCCCTAGGAGCGGGTGCCGAAGGCTATTTGCTCAAAGCCATTCATCCGAAGGATCTGGCTGCCGGCATCAAATGGGTGCATCAAGGCGGCACACTCATCCCGCAGGATATCGCCAGAATGCTCGTCATGCAAGCAAAAGGCGCTGCAGATCACTCATCCCCATCGCAGGGTGCAGGGGCCAAAGCTATGGAAGAGGTTCGAGCCGATGCATATGGACTCAGCGAGCGCGAAGTGCAAGTTCTTCACTGTATCGCCGATGGCCTCAATAACAGAGAAATTGCCGAAAAGCTGTTCTTATCCGAAGGCACCGTGAAGAACTATATTTCCAGCATATACTCGAAAATGGACGTGCGAGACCGCGTGCAAGCATCCAAGAAGGCTCATGAGGAAGGGATGTTATAG